From the genome of Streptomyces xanthophaeus:
CGAACGAGGTGGGCCCGTACTCCCCAGGGGAGTACGGGCCCACCGTCGTCAGGCCGACCGGCAGCTCAGGGGGCGTACTTGTAGCCGACCCGGCGCACCGTCTGGATCGCGGCGCGGTGGGAGGCGCCCAGCTTGCGGCGCAGACGGGCGATGTGGACGTCCACGGTCCGGCCGTCGCCGACGTGCCCGTAGCCCCAGACCGTGGTGACCAGCTGGTCCCGGCTGTGCACCCGGTGCGGGTGCTGCACCAGGTGGGCCAGCAACTCGAACTCCAGGTACGTCAGGTCGAGCACCCGGCCGTCGACCTCGGCGGTGCGCTGCGCCGAGTCGATCCGGACCAGGGCGTCACCCGGACCGGCCGGCGCGGGGGCGGCGGGGGCCGGCTGCACGGCGGCGGCCACCGCCTGCGGGGCGAAGGCGATCGGAGGCTGCTGGTCGGCCGGTACGAGCACCAGGTAGCCGACCATCGGCGGCTGGCCCGGCAGCGCCGGCAGGGTGTGCTGGGGCGCGGGCAGCCAAGTGGCCCCCGGCGGCAGGAGGTCCACGACCCGGGCCACTTCGTCTCGGTCAACGGAACGCAGCCGGTGGCGCGGACTGGGCGGATAGGTCAGGGAAGAGGTCGCAGCGGTGGCGGCGGAGGAGAGGGAGCGGGTGTTCGCCATGAGTGGTCAGCTCTTTCACG
Proteins encoded in this window:
- a CDS encoding winged helix-turn-helix domain-containing protein, whose product is MANTRSLSSAATAATSSLTYPPSPRHRLRSVDRDEVARVVDLLPPGATWLPAPQHTLPALPGQPPMVGYLVLVPADQQPPIAFAPQAVAAAVQPAPAAPAPAGPGDALVRIDSAQRTAEVDGRVLDLTYLEFELLAHLVQHPHRVHSRDQLVTTVWGYGHVGDGRTVDVHIARLRRKLGASHRAAIQTVRRVGYKYAP